GGTGAAATGAATGGCTAAGGGCATCAGTGGTAGTATCTGTTGAAATATGCATAACTGATAAGTGTTATATCATACCTGTGAAGTTTTCTGAAAGCTTATCTGAGTttctgttttccatgatatCTATGTTTGTAAATCATCCCTTACAATGCTTTTTGACTCTATTAAAGGCAATTTGGATTTGATATAGAGTAATGcttaataaatagaaaaaatagtAGTTTTCAATTCTTCAATGAGTAAAACTGTAGGTTAgtcattttttgtttacttggtTTTCTTTTATATATTACTAGGCAATTATTGGGAACAAAGTTACTTCTGAAAAAGAAATCGGTGCAACTGTTAAGAAGCTGTATAATGGGCAGAACAACAGGCTTGAGATTACAGGCATACCAGCAACCAAAGCACATCTGCTTGTTTTGCAGGTGACTGGCAtgattgctgctgaccagcataccagcgtccaaaacacaacacatgctggTGACCCGGAATGCTGGtgtatgctggtttttctagcagggcaGTCTTTGCCTAAACTGCAATTGTGGAAATACTGAATCACTATCAGAAATTCTTTATAGTATCTTAATTCGTGGGAAAGCGGATCTTTGCtttatgtacaaaaatgtgTGCTTTGTTCACATTTTGAACACCAGCACATTGCGAGCATGCTAAATTCGCTGTAACATTACATATTAGCAGTTTGTGTCAGCTGTCGAAATGCATCCTCCAAGTCGTAAATATGTACTTATGAGAGTACAGTGCCAAACACTGATCTATAGCAGATGTAGAGAACTGGCGGAGTTGGAGACAGCAGGGTACGGATGTGCTTAGTCAGAGAACTAACACAGTAGTTAGCCCGCTGGCTAACTTGCTTACCACAAACAGTGaaatacaaaaatgaacataattataTCAGAAACCTATATATGTGCCACAGCATTGCTTAACACTGATTTGTAGGCAACAATTATAGATAACTGATGTGGTTGGCTGCAGTGGGGTGACGAGCATCTGCAGTTACCTGCCGAACTACCATGCTGGCAAGCTGGTTAACTCATCTACCACAAAACCACAAAAGTAGAGATAATACTGTCTCCCGACCTTGTGAGAAAAAACAGCACGAATGAGCCTGACTGGTCACCAGCAAACCTAGCATATGTTGTGCTTTGATGCTTGTATGCTGATCAACAAGCATGACCAAGCTTGGTGACCAGCGAAATCAGCACCAGACCAGTACCAGTTGTTTTCAGTAGGGGACTGTGTATCTctctttcatgtgtttatttctgGAAGATGGGAGAAGAACataatatatgtgtgtatatatatatatatatatatatatatatatatatatatatgtgtgtgtgtgtgtatgtgtgtgtgtgtgtgtgtgtaggatatGCATTCTCCGCCATTCACCTCCATGCCTTCATTTTCTGTGTATGAGTGGATCTATTAACAAGCAGGGGTGGTCTTTGCACTAGTCAAGGGTAGGCAGCCGCCTAAGGCCCCCATGAGCCAAGCCCCATGAAAAACAAGATATGCTGTACATGTTGATGATAAATATAATTCAttctaaaatatgtaattataaaatatgccttttaaaatgtatttttgttttttttgtaatttattttcatgtaaatgatGAAGTGCaattacactatattgtcaaaagtattcactcacccatccaaatcattgaattcaggtgttccagtcacttccatggccacaggtgtataaagccgagcccctaggcctgcagactgcttctacagccattagtgaaagaatgggtcgctctcaggagctcagtgaactccagcatggtgccgtgatcggacgccacctgtgcaacaagtccagtcgtgaaatttcctcactactaaatattccacagtaaactgtcagtggtgttataacaaagtggaagcgattgggaacgacaacaactcagccacgaagtggtcggccacgtaaaatgacagagcgtggtcagcggatgctgaggggcatagtacgcagaggtcaccaacttttctgagtcaatcactacagacctccaaacgtcatgtggccttcagatctgctcaagaacagcgtagagagctttatggaatgggtttccatggctgagcagctgcatccaagccttacatcaccaaaaacaacgcaaagcatcgaatgcagtggtgtaaagcgctgccactggactgtagagtagtggagacgtgttctccggagtgaccaatcacacttcttcatctggcggttgccaggagaacagtacttgtctgactgcactgtgctgagtgtaaagtttggtggaggggggattatggtgtggggttgtttttcaggagttgggctcggccctttagttccagtgaaaggaactcttaaagttccaacatgactatgtaccagtgcacaaagcaggtccataaagacatgaatgagcgagtttggtgtagaagaacgtgactggcctgcacagagtcctgacctcaaccccatagaacacctttgggatgaattagagcggagactgagagacaggccttctcgtccagcatcagtgtctgacctcaccaatgtgcttctggaagaacggtcaaaaattcccatcaacacactcctaaagcttgtggaaagccttcccagaagagttgaagctctTATAGCTGCAAATGAAACCctatctcactcaagttcatatgagtgtgaaggcagacaagcaaatagaTGTATCAGTATTATGTGTATGAAGTCCCAGCCCTTCCCAGTACAGTTCAGCCATGTAGCAGTGCTATTCACTGAAGACTGCTCATTTTAAAGTTCAGCAAAGTTGGTGAATATTTGCCCCAGAATTTTGGGGCACaaatttaattgaaattaaTGTAATTTCAATTACTTAtcgcttaggatgctgcccccatgacccgaaccccggaaaagcgaaagatgatggatggatggatggatggatggacatagGACAAAATGTACTAGCCACAGGGTGCAAAAGGGGCAGTGTTCATTTTTACCACAGACAAAAATTTGACCCTTGAGAGTCCTTATATGGCCATGTCCCTTACTGCAAATGACAATGCATGATCTCAGAGGTCTATTGCCATGAAGAAGGAGCCATACAGTCATATATCAGAGAGAACATCAGACACAAATTTCAAAAGAcgtttattttttcaataatCTGTTCTGAACTCAATCACATCGATTTCTCAATAGACAAGAATGATACACTGAAATGTATAAGGTGATTACAtaagattttaaataaattaaatacagtGCCAAGTGAAAGTTCTCTAATTTAATAACAGTGCTGTAGATTTACCCAGCTGTAGCGCAGTCAGTGCTGCACAGATATGATCATCTAGCACTGGAAGAAGTAGCCGTTATTAAGCACACGTGTTACTTTCTTGCTAGTTGGGCTGTATTCAATTACGCGGGTTCCACTGAAGAGGTAAGTCATACCTGAAACATACACAGAATGTCAGGATCATCAAACTCTTTGTTAATCTTAAAACAAACTTGTTCAATACTGTATTGTATCAGTGTGTTTTCATGTACTGACCTCTGTACTGGAAAGCTGCAGTTATTTTTCCACTGACCCCTGGGAAGCCCTGTTCCACCAGTTTAGGATAACCCTTGTCCATCGTCTTCCTGCGTTCATCATAACTGCACACATATTTCACTCACTTAGTCATGTCCTCTCAACACTTTACAGATCATTAGTTCATCTGTTACTAATGTTGTGTACCTGTAGTAGCTGTTGTCAGTGAAGTACAGCGTCTTGCCAGTCTTCTGGTCATAAAGGGCAGCGCTGATCTTCTTCACTGTAGTGGGCAGGCCCATGCTGCTGAGGCTCTTGGGATACCCCTTCACAAGGTCATAGCCGAAGAGAGCCCAGACTTTCTGATCTGAGGATCACAGCAGGTTTGTTTATCTGACATTGCATTGTGATTGGTTGCATTATTTATATCATGAGAAATGATATTTACCTTTGATAAGGAACACTTTGTCTTGTGCTGTGTTCTCATAAGCAGCATCGATATTATCCGGAGCCTCAGGCCAGAAGCTCTTGATCAGATGTTGCTCGGATTGGCTGCTCCCTGAAATGCGCCAGAAGAAGCTGAAGAAGAGAATTCAGTACGAGATGGTTGGTTCCTGAGAGTTCATGTCTCAAAATGAACACAATTATTATCCCAGATgttgattagccaagacatggtTGACGTCTAgattttgcttctgtagttttaaaaTTGGAGCCAAGATGCTAAtggtgctaacaaacactagaagtcaatagtcacccaaatcctaCCCGTAAATCtgttaaagaaaatgcatgcaggtcttcattaaggtacaGTTTGGAACACAGTATAACTtgctgtgagctataaaaatgaacctTACAGTGTAGCTGAACATGACAGTGAGTCATTTTAGACAGTAGTGTTGTGCTGAATTTTGACtctcaaaaacaaataatattaaataatattagtTTTTCTAGCTTATAGTAAGTCagactgtgtcctaaaccacatcaagtcTGAGCAGTCTTAATGTAGATGTACCTTTTTTTGAAGAAGATATTCTCCCCTCGTAGTGTTGAAACTGCGTCCAGGACAAGGCTGGGGTCGCAGGCATTGGGGGTGGCTGGAGGAGTGGGGTTTGATTTATCAGGGATCACATCAGTGTTCGGGCCTAGAGAAATTTTCAGTTATAAGTTGTTAGGAAACACAGTGAACGGTGGGGTTTATGTCTGATGGCAATTTCAATAGAGCTAAGGCATGTGCCTACCATAAAGAGACTGAATTCCATCGACATCGTCCTTGGGCAGAACAAACGTGTTTGGATCCTGGTAGCTGTATGTGGGGTACATCAGAGCACCGGGGTCGTTGGAGTGAGAGAGGCCCAGAGAGTGTCCGAATTCATGGGCAGCCACCAAGAACAGAACGTATCCTAAGGAAAGAGCACATGATGTTTATTAATTATGTTTGTTAAAGGTTTATGTAAGTTGTACT
The DNA window shown above is from Pygocentrus nattereri isolate fPygNat1 chromosome 18, fPygNat1.pri, whole genome shotgun sequence and carries:
- the LOC108433251 gene encoding collagenase 3-like, producing MKTYYRLCVLIGLVVAVHSGPISRQAGNNDDLVQTYLKKFYNFTEPSGAASKGRTSHMSVKIAEMQKFFGLEVTGSVDQETLQVMMKPRCGVPDVAQYSTFGEGLKWQKNQLTYRIVNYTPDMSQAEVDEVIEKALQVWARVTPLRFTRINSGEADIMVSFGTGSHGDFYPFDGPDGTLAHAFAPSPGIGGDAHFDDDEFFTFRSTNGYVLFLVAAHEFGHSLGLSHSNDPGALMYPTYSYQDPNTFVLPKDDVDGIQSLYGPNTDVIPDKSNPTPPATPNACDPSLVLDAVSTLRGENIFFKKSFFWRISGSSQSEQHLIKSFWPEAPDNIDAAYENTAQDKVFLIKDQKVWALFGYDLVKGYPKSLSSMGLPTTVKKISAALYDQKTGKTLYFTDNSYYSYDERRKTMDKGYPKLVEQGFPGVSGKITAAFQYRGMTYLFSGTRVIEYSPTSKKVTRVLNNGYFFQC